The following are encoded together in the Capsulimonas corticalis genome:
- a CDS encoding tetratricopeptide repeat protein — protein sequence MNRLQRKRADAAAEIGQNFFYGEGVRKNYHKAFPYLLEAAEAGHIHCMNLVGFCYSEGRGVAKDDTRAMTWYEKAAEYDHQIALCNLAIYYDQGKHVPMDKERAFALYLRAAELRDDWAACNLGVMYLDGEGTTQNLAEGIRWMRRAAQYGEDAIAQYNLGKAYLEGEGVRTNRRLARKWLARAAEQGHKTAAKTLLSMQEGKGGTHAAYGG from the coding sequence ATGAACAGATTACAGAGAAAGCGGGCTGACGCAGCCGCGGAGATTGGACAGAACTTCTTCTACGGCGAGGGCGTTCGCAAGAACTATCACAAAGCTTTTCCGTACTTGCTGGAGGCGGCGGAAGCGGGTCACATCCATTGCATGAACCTTGTCGGCTTCTGCTACAGCGAAGGACGGGGCGTCGCCAAGGATGACACGCGTGCGATGACGTGGTACGAAAAGGCTGCGGAGTACGATCATCAGATCGCCCTGTGCAATCTGGCGATCTATTACGATCAGGGGAAGCACGTTCCCATGGACAAGGAAAGGGCGTTTGCGCTCTATTTACGCGCGGCCGAACTTCGCGACGACTGGGCGGCCTGCAATCTGGGCGTAATGTATCTGGACGGCGAAGGGACGACGCAAAATCTCGCGGAAGGCATTCGATGGATGCGGCGCGCGGCCCAGTACGGGGAGGACGCAATAGCGCAGTACAATCTCGGCAAGGCGTATCTGGAAGGCGAAGGCGTGCGGACAAATCGCAGATTAGCGCGGAAATGGCTTGCCCGGGCGGCGGAGCAGGGACATAAAACGGCGGCGAAGACGCTGCTGTCAATGCAGGAAGGTAAAGGCGGAACGCATGCTGCGTACGGTGGATAA
- a CDS encoding glycosyltransferase yields the protein MLDVDHIAVPHRASLDASGRRRRIAFVTESYALGGVERWLDMLISGLDRSRFDPVLICSDVSAIDPFVADVEECGVDVIRTDYLTPFSSSSSPSAILRLARLLRAQGAEAVHAQVLGGAGARSIALAAALAGVRAVVVTIHGSLLQPLSALKSALSRVFDRVFVTAYTTSSQSSRASQIAMAGRSPKRIRVIPHAIECEGFDPDINSMLARHALGLPKDGPVIGLVGRMEEQKGVEDFLRMARLVSDSEAGAHFLVVGDGQELPKYRMLAEDLGIADRVHFTGRRTDIARCLAAMDVFVLASLFEPFGLVLAEAMAMKTPVVATDVGGVSEVISDGVTGMLVPAADPAAMAKSALEYVRRPELARRHGEDGRKRVLEKFTASRMVADMERLYERCLMAEQAHPKMARVWRSALSD from the coding sequence ATGCTTGATGTCGATCATATCGCAGTCCCTCATCGAGCGTCGCTCGACGCCTCTGGACGCCGGCGACGCATCGCGTTCGTCACGGAGAGTTATGCTCTGGGCGGGGTTGAGCGCTGGCTCGACATGCTCATCTCCGGTCTGGACCGCTCCCGCTTCGACCCCGTTCTGATCTGCTCGGATGTCTCGGCGATCGACCCCTTTGTCGCCGATGTCGAGGAATGCGGCGTCGATGTGATTCGCACCGATTACCTCACTCCCTTTTCATCCAGCTCCAGCCCCTCCGCCATACTGCGCCTCGCGCGCCTGCTGCGCGCGCAAGGCGCGGAAGCGGTTCACGCGCAGGTGCTCGGCGGCGCCGGCGCCCGCTCCATCGCGCTCGCCGCCGCCCTCGCGGGTGTGCGCGCGGTGGTTGTCACCATCCACGGCTCGCTGCTTCAGCCCCTGAGCGCGCTGAAAAGCGCGCTCAGCCGCGTGTTCGACCGCGTCTTTGTCACCGCCTATACGACTTCCTCCCAGAGCAGCCGCGCATCGCAGATCGCAATGGCGGGGCGCAGCCCGAAGCGGATCCGGGTCATTCCGCACGCCATCGAATGTGAAGGGTTCGACCCGGATATCAACTCCATGCTGGCGCGCCATGCGCTCGGACTTCCCAAGGATGGGCCGGTGATCGGACTGGTCGGCCGAATGGAGGAGCAGAAGGGTGTGGAGGATTTCCTTCGTATGGCGCGGCTCGTCTCAGACTCCGAAGCCGGCGCGCATTTTCTGGTGGTCGGCGACGGACAGGAGCTTCCGAAGTACCGGATGCTGGCCGAAGACCTGGGGATCGCGGACCGCGTTCACTTCACCGGACGCCGCACCGATATTGCGCGCTGTCTGGCGGCGATGGATGTCTTTGTGCTGGCGTCGCTGTTCGAGCCCTTTGGCCTGGTCCTCGCCGAAGCGATGGCGATGAAGACGCCGGTAGTCGCCACCGATGTCGGCGGCGTTTCCGAAGTGATTTCCGACGGCGTCACCGGTATGCTGGTCCCCGCCGCCGATCCGGCCGCGATGGCCAAATCCGCGCTGGAATATGTGCGCCGACCGGAACTGGCGCGCCGGCACGGCGAAGACGGACGCAAGCGCGTCCTGGAGAAGTTCACCGCCTCCCGCATGGTCGCCGATATGGAGCGACTTTACGAACGCTGCCTGATGGCGGAGCAGGCGCATCCGAAAATGGCCCGAGTTTGGCGCTCGGCCCTTTCCGACTGA
- a CDS encoding GH92 family glycosyl hydrolase, with product MKHSHLIRHRLAQALIVSALVSPFAASSARAAATLTPLQSADPMVGTDGHGHTYPGATVPFGMVQLSPDTRTESWDGCSGYHYSDSTIQGFSHTHLTGTGCGDLGDIMLMPTVGDVHFDLGTPGNGYISRFSHARETASPGDYKVFLEDPKVAVELTATNRCGFHKYTFPRTDSAHIVLDLAHGIGNNPYDGGITIENNRTISGYKKTNGWSSNRSIFFVMEFSKPFSTVALAQDDQRFAEGSTTAKGNHLKAVVNYATRAGESVLVKVGISGTSIEGARKNLAAEIPGFDFDATRTAAQQMWSKSLGAVQIDTPDPHIRRTFYSNLYLSHLAPILFNDVDGAYMGMDHKVHTGGGFQNYTEFSMWDTYRAEHPLLTIVEPNRVNDMVSTMLAEYNENGLHSTPIWPLWGGETFCMIGYHSVPVIVDAYFKGFKGFDPEQAYQAMRDTAMQDRSGLATYKTLGYVASQPGEQATSKTLEYSFDDWCLARMAKALGHDDDAQMFLTRAASYRNQFDSRIQFMRGRKADGSWRAHFVDNGLVGDEYTEADAWQYAFAAQQDVPGMIQLYGGDAGFIRKMDAMFAASSKINTGIPDITGRIGQFAQGDEQCHHVSYLYDYAGAPWKTQARVREVMSKFYDDSPAGQCGNDDCGQMSAWYVFSAIGFYPVNPASGVYVLGSPVVSKATIHLDKSLGGRTFTLIAANNSPKNIYIQSATLNGKPMARAWFTHKDLLAGGVLRLTMGPKPNTMWGKPVAARPPLSMPASYQYAALPAPSEPDKLVTFTVPIRVAAGSDENIGDFMADPNIKDGGISSNGAAIDTSVPNAAPAGVYQGERYADDLTYAYAVPVGKTYTVRLHFAELFDSDPGMRIENIQINGKPALTDFEILKAAGGMNKAIVKEFSGITPGPDGKIRIRVSAAPGSPDQNAKLSGLEILPG from the coding sequence ATGAAGCACTCTCACCTCATTCGGCATCGCCTTGCACAGGCTCTGATCGTTTCGGCGCTCGTGTCGCCATTCGCCGCATCCTCCGCGCGGGCGGCCGCGACGCTGACGCCGCTCCAGAGCGCGGACCCGATGGTCGGGACCGACGGCCATGGGCACACTTATCCCGGCGCGACGGTCCCCTTCGGCATGGTGCAGCTGAGCCCGGACACGCGCACCGAATCGTGGGACGGCTGTTCGGGATACCACTATTCCGACAGTACGATCCAGGGCTTTAGCCACACGCACCTGACAGGCACCGGCTGCGGCGATCTGGGCGACATCATGCTGATGCCCACGGTCGGCGACGTTCACTTTGACCTGGGTACGCCCGGGAACGGGTACATCTCGCGCTTCTCGCACGCCAGGGAGACGGCGAGCCCTGGCGACTACAAAGTCTTTCTGGAAGATCCGAAGGTCGCCGTGGAGCTGACCGCCACCAATCGCTGCGGTTTCCATAAGTATACGTTCCCGCGGACGGACAGCGCGCACATCGTGCTGGACCTCGCGCACGGCATCGGCAACAACCCGTATGACGGCGGGATCACGATCGAGAACAATCGCACGATCTCAGGCTACAAGAAGACAAACGGCTGGTCGAGCAACCGGTCCATCTTCTTCGTCATGGAGTTCTCCAAGCCCTTCTCCACCGTGGCGCTCGCGCAGGACGACCAGCGTTTCGCGGAAGGCAGCACGACGGCCAAGGGGAACCACCTGAAGGCCGTGGTGAACTACGCGACCAGGGCCGGCGAGTCCGTGCTGGTGAAGGTCGGTATTTCGGGAACGAGCATCGAAGGGGCGCGCAAGAACCTCGCCGCCGAGATCCCGGGCTTCGATTTCGACGCCACCCGCACCGCCGCGCAGCAGATGTGGAGCAAATCCCTCGGCGCCGTGCAGATCGACACGCCGGATCCGCATATCCGCCGGACATTCTACTCCAACCTCTATCTGTCGCACCTCGCGCCGATCCTCTTCAACGATGTCGACGGCGCTTATATGGGCATGGACCATAAAGTCCACACCGGGGGCGGCTTTCAGAACTACACCGAGTTCTCGATGTGGGACACCTACCGCGCCGAGCACCCCCTGCTGACCATTGTCGAGCCGAACCGCGTCAATGACATGGTGAGCACGATGCTCGCCGAGTACAATGAGAATGGTCTGCATTCCACGCCGATCTGGCCGCTCTGGGGCGGCGAGACCTTCTGCATGATCGGCTACCACTCGGTTCCCGTGATTGTGGACGCCTATTTCAAGGGCTTCAAAGGCTTCGATCCCGAACAGGCGTATCAGGCGATGCGCGACACCGCGATGCAGGACCGCAGCGGTCTCGCCACCTACAAGACGCTGGGCTATGTGGCTTCGCAGCCTGGCGAGCAGGCAACCTCCAAGACGCTGGAATATTCGTTCGATGACTGGTGCCTCGCCCGAATGGCGAAGGCGCTGGGGCATGATGACGACGCTCAGATGTTCCTGACGCGCGCGGCCAGCTACCGCAATCAGTTCGATTCGCGCATCCAGTTTATGCGCGGCCGCAAGGCCGACGGCTCCTGGCGCGCGCACTTTGTGGACAACGGTCTGGTCGGCGACGAGTACACGGAAGCCGACGCCTGGCAGTATGCGTTCGCCGCGCAGCAGGACGTGCCCGGCATGATCCAGCTTTACGGCGGCGACGCCGGGTTTATCCGTAAGATGGACGCCATGTTCGCCGCCAGCTCCAAGATCAACACCGGTATCCCCGACATCACGGGCCGGATCGGGCAGTTCGCGCAGGGCGACGAGCAGTGCCACCACGTTTCGTATCTGTACGACTACGCCGGCGCGCCCTGGAAGACACAGGCGCGTGTCCGTGAGGTCATGAGCAAGTTCTACGACGACAGCCCCGCCGGACAGTGCGGCAACGACGACTGCGGGCAGATGTCCGCCTGGTATGTCTTCAGCGCCATCGGCTTCTATCCGGTCAACCCGGCGAGCGGCGTTTACGTGCTCGGCAGCCCGGTTGTCAGCAAGGCGACGATCCACCTGGACAAAAGCCTCGGCGGCCGAACGTTCACGCTGATCGCCGCGAACAACTCGCCGAAGAATATCTATATCCAGTCCGCCACGCTCAACGGCAAGCCGATGGCCCGCGCCTGGTTCACGCACAAAGATCTGCTCGCCGGCGGCGTCCTGCGCCTGACTATGGGGCCGAAGCCGAACACGATGTGGGGCAAGCCCGTTGCCGCGCGCCCGCCGCTTAGCATGCCCGCGAGCTACCAGTACGCGGCGCTGCCCGCGCCTTCCGAGCCTGATAAGTTGGTCACGTTCACCGTCCCGATCCGTGTCGCCGCCGGCTCCGATGAAAACATCGGCGACTTCATGGCCGATCCGAACATCAAGGACGGCGGCATCAGCTCCAACGGCGCGGCGATTGACACCAGCGTCCCGAACGCCGCCCCCGCCGGCGTCTACCAGGGCGAGCGCTACGCCGACGACCTGACCTACGCCTACGCCGTCCCGGTCGGCAAGACATACACCGTCCGCCTGCACTTCGCCGAGCTCTTCGACTCCGACCCCGGCATGCGCATCGAGAACATCCAGATCAATGGCAAACCCGCTCTCACCGACTTCGAGATCCTCAAAGCCGCAGGCGGTATGAACAAAGCCATCGTCAAAGAGTTCTCCGGCATCACCCCCGGCCCTGACGGCAAGATCCGTATTCGCGTCTCCGCCGCCCCCGGCAGCCCCGACCAGAACGCCAAACTCAGCGGCCTGGAGATCCTGCCCGGGTAA
- a CDS encoding HEAT repeat domain-containing protein, whose amino-acid sequence MNDFSEIEWLIALSRTGNTPRARDARIELSERGDEALPFLVDAVLDETLPGGAALVEIIGEIGADEASKRAQAYVFNREDFALKRYLAGGDNAANALIELLGAPHLRHLRAAVCQALSATWSALARDALIAVMTEEDPHPVACIAAKALGVLGRLDAEEALLAAAKSPHPYTRSAALIALAQTQNGAFAPLTAGLSDPDNYVRLTAIKLLSDPEGPRYDEWAIAPLRDAIADLTKDLQSSDPKIAALAAVTLAQSRSPESEEPLIEFLCFGSVPEVKRVAAVALGHVGTDDSVPELLRVLTTETNEGVQRAAAEALYRIGTYRARTALIDAKSSVNDPLRKMIMDLLKN is encoded by the coding sequence ATGAATGACTTCTCTGAAATCGAATGGCTGATCGCACTGTCTCGGACCGGCAATACGCCGCGAGCGCGCGACGCCCGCATTGAGCTTTCCGAGCGCGGCGACGAGGCGTTGCCGTTTCTGGTCGACGCCGTGCTTGACGAAACCTTGCCGGGCGGAGCCGCCCTGGTGGAGATCATCGGTGAGATTGGCGCCGATGAAGCGTCAAAACGCGCACAGGCATATGTGTTTAACCGTGAGGACTTTGCGCTGAAGCGATATCTCGCTGGCGGCGACAACGCCGCGAACGCCCTCATCGAACTTCTGGGCGCACCCCATCTCAGACACTTGCGAGCGGCGGTTTGTCAGGCGCTAAGCGCGACTTGGTCGGCGCTGGCGCGCGACGCCCTCATCGCAGTGATGACCGAAGAAGATCCCCATCCCGTGGCGTGTATCGCGGCCAAAGCGCTGGGAGTGCTTGGACGACTGGACGCGGAGGAAGCGCTGCTCGCGGCGGCCAAATCGCCTCATCCTTACACGCGGTCGGCGGCGCTGATCGCACTTGCGCAAACGCAAAACGGCGCGTTCGCACCGCTCACTGCCGGATTAAGCGATCCCGACAATTATGTGCGCTTGACGGCAATAAAACTGCTGTCAGATCCCGAGGGACCACGCTACGATGAATGGGCGATAGCCCCGCTGCGCGACGCCATCGCGGATCTCACGAAAGACTTGCAATCGTCCGATCCCAAAATCGCCGCCCTCGCGGCGGTCACACTCGCGCAGTCGCGTTCACCAGAATCGGAGGAGCCATTGATCGAGTTTCTCTGCTTTGGGTCAGTCCCAGAGGTCAAACGCGTCGCCGCCGTCGCGCTGGGGCATGTGGGAACCGACGATTCCGTACCGGAGCTGCTCCGAGTGCTGACGACGGAAACGAACGAAGGCGTGCAGCGCGCCGCCGCCGAGGCGCTGTACCGGATCGGAACATATCGCGCACGCACGGCGCTCATCGACGCCAAATCGTCGGTGAACGATCCTCTTCGAAAAATGATCATGGATCTGCTAAAGAATTAA
- a CDS encoding DUF6714 family protein — protein MDLSINSVFAGHTCAAEREDRMTNDLKKEAKALRARIESAFADVPYPSDEHLGERTQMDDDYNDVIAHFTGKNWRDLIPVRKPPRGRANPLETDMCFCTAEAWRYFLPAYLITAVKMESVGSFTLNPGRSEHLSDHIERRFRLLSAEQCAVVAAFLKYGELLIDDKKQRSPDHARYYEYERQKLLPVIEYWLARAAVLENSSS, from the coding sequence ATGGACCTAAGCATCAACTCAGTATTTGCGGGCCATACATGTGCGGCGGAGCGGGAAGACAGAATGACAAATGACTTGAAAAAGGAGGCGAAGGCGCTGCGGGCGCGAATCGAGTCGGCGTTCGCCGATGTTCCCTACCCCAGCGACGAACACCTGGGCGAGCGTACGCAGATGGACGACGACTACAATGATGTCATCGCGCACTTCACCGGCAAAAATTGGCGTGATCTCATCCCAGTACGGAAGCCGCCTCGGGGCCGCGCGAACCCGCTTGAGACCGACATGTGTTTCTGTACTGCCGAGGCATGGCGTTACTTTCTGCCAGCATACCTTATCACCGCCGTCAAAATGGAAAGCGTTGGCAGTTTCACGCTTAACCCCGGCCGTTCGGAACATCTCAGCGACCACATTGAGCGCCGATTTCGCCTGCTGAGCGCCGAGCAATGCGCTGTCGTTGCCGCCTTCTTAAAATACGGCGAGTTATTGATTGACGACAAGAAGCAACGGAGCCCGGATCATGCCAGATATTACGAGTACGAGCGGCAAAAACTACTCCCGGTGATTGAGTACTGGCTCGCCAGGGCGGCAGTCCTGGAGAATTCCAGTTCTTAA
- a CDS encoding alpha-amylase family glycosyl hydrolase, which produces MNRRFRSAATALLALTTAACLTFPANAATDTPPWPAESVVYCVFPRIFSSHGDFNGVTAQLPRLKKLGVSVIWLMPVTTPGKSIPGHPTVDSSYCVHDYYSLNPSYGTEADFQKLVSRAHKLGLKVILDEVLNHTSWDSPLITEHPEFYVHSDGDLKNPATIKQAFNYTDVAQLNYASSGLHEYMIDMQKFWLTRYHVDGFRYDSASNPGGPGRMISADFWRETGRALRALKPDVLLLGESEDAELGMNPFTLDYGWWLHDALVDASKDGGDAANVQKVWQKQTDEFPAQMKHLSLQDNWDTIRDVAAYGGTPDGALAAAAFNLTNTGVPLIYNGMEIGNAAGEVNPHAPIDWASGDSRFPAFYHQAIALRRVNPAFTRGRMKWLSNSIPSQVVTYERLDGDAEFLVEINLSSKPASGRVDAPDGAGWTRVPLGKSPAMASVPAPSKISLGAKGFAIFRRRAAHGIGDMRSGKPNKERARSEIK; this is translated from the coding sequence ATGAATCGACGGTTTCGGAGCGCGGCGACCGCGCTGCTAGCGCTGACGACCGCCGCCTGTCTGACATTTCCCGCAAACGCCGCGACGGATACGCCGCCCTGGCCGGCGGAATCGGTCGTTTACTGTGTCTTCCCGCGCATCTTTTCCTCACATGGCGATTTCAACGGCGTCACCGCGCAACTGCCCCGGCTGAAAAAACTCGGCGTCTCCGTCATCTGGCTGATGCCCGTCACCACGCCTGGAAAGTCGATCCCCGGACATCCCACGGTGGACAGCTCTTATTGCGTCCACGATTATTACTCCTTAAATCCCAGTTATGGAACCGAGGCCGATTTTCAAAAATTGGTGTCGAGGGCGCACAAATTAGGGCTCAAAGTGATTTTGGATGAGGTTCTGAACCATACATCCTGGGACAGCCCGCTGATTACGGAGCATCCGGAGTTTTACGTTCACAGCGATGGCGACTTGAAGAACCCCGCCACGATCAAGCAGGCGTTCAACTATACCGATGTGGCGCAGCTCAACTACGCGAGTTCTGGTCTGCACGAATACATGATCGATATGCAGAAGTTCTGGCTCACGCGCTACCATGTCGACGGCTTCCGATACGATTCGGCGAGCAATCCGGGCGGACCTGGGCGTATGATTTCGGCCGATTTCTGGAGAGAGACGGGCCGCGCGCTGCGCGCGCTAAAGCCGGATGTTCTGCTGCTTGGAGAAAGCGAGGATGCGGAGCTGGGGATGAATCCCTTCACACTCGATTACGGCTGGTGGCTGCATGATGCGTTAGTGGATGCTTCCAAAGACGGGGGCGACGCCGCAAACGTGCAAAAGGTCTGGCAAAAACAGACGGATGAATTTCCGGCCCAGATGAAGCACCTTTCGCTGCAGGACAACTGGGACACCATCCGTGATGTCGCCGCCTACGGCGGAACTCCGGACGGCGCGTTGGCGGCGGCGGCGTTCAACCTCACCAATACCGGCGTTCCGCTGATCTATAACGGCATGGAGATCGGCAACGCGGCGGGCGAGGTCAATCCGCATGCGCCCATCGACTGGGCAAGCGGCGATTCGCGCTTCCCGGCCTTCTATCATCAAGCGATCGCGTTGCGCAGGGTTAATCCCGCGTTCACGCGGGGAAGAATGAAATGGCTGTCCAATTCCATTCCTTCGCAGGTCGTTACCTACGAGCGGTTGGACGGAGACGCGGAATTCCTGGTCGAGATCAACCTTTCCTCCAAACCGGCCAGCGGCCGGGTGGATGCGCCGGACGGCGCGGGTTGGACGCGCGTTCCGCTGGGGAAATCCCCCGCTATGGCGAGCGTCCCTGCCCCGTCCAAGATCTCCCTGGGAGCGAAGGGATTCGCAATCTTTCGCCGCCGCGCGGCTCACGGAATCGGTGACATGCGCTCGGGAAAACCCAATAAGGAACGCGCGCGCTCGGAAATAAAATAA
- a CDS encoding glycosyltransferase family 2 protein, giving the protein MKISVIIPTRNRKDMLRQALDSVRDQNAPGVHFETIVVDNGSTDGTLEMLAADYPEVHRLSCMERGSSTARNAAMRASTGEWIAFLDDDDIWLPNKIARCQALAGEHPDARFLYTAATVCDHEMTPLRRWSGPDIATEPMTCASFLRDSITPSAILIHREVIAAVGEFDATLLRGQDLDYFCRVLLAGFTCAAAPEQLVLYRLPERPDPNLLYRSYFHIAPLTARYMRADAPGRPSDDERNALLRHVRGYYANQLTQAFQFYRQCGDAPTSRLALGLALRVSPLHALKSLVTG; this is encoded by the coding sequence GTGAAGATCAGCGTCATCATCCCCACGCGCAACCGAAAGGACATGCTGCGCCAGGCGCTCGACAGCGTCCGCGACCAGAATGCCCCCGGCGTCCATTTCGAAACAATCGTCGTCGATAACGGCTCGACGGACGGCACCCTCGAAATGCTCGCCGCCGACTACCCGGAAGTCCATCGTCTTTCCTGCATGGAGCGCGGCTCGTCGACGGCCCGCAATGCGGCGATGCGCGCCTCGACCGGCGAGTGGATCGCCTTTTTGGACGACGACGACATCTGGCTCCCCAATAAAATCGCGCGCTGCCAGGCGCTGGCGGGGGAGCATCCGGACGCCCGCTTCCTCTATACCGCCGCCACGGTCTGCGATCACGAAATGACGCCCCTGCGGCGCTGGAGCGGTCCGGATATTGCGACGGAGCCGATGACGTGCGCCTCGTTTCTTCGCGACAGCATCACTCCCTCCGCGATCCTCATCCATCGCGAGGTGATCGCGGCCGTCGGCGAATTCGACGCTACGCTGCTGCGCGGACAAGACCTGGACTACTTCTGCCGTGTGCTGCTCGCCGGCTTCACCTGCGCGGCCGCCCCGGAGCAGCTCGTACTCTACCGGCTTCCCGAACGGCCGGATCCAAATCTGCTTTACCGATCGTACTTTCACATTGCGCCGCTCACCGCCCGTTATATGCGGGCCGACGCGCCCGGCCGCCCTTCCGATGACGAGCGCAACGCGCTCCTGCGCCACGTGCGCGGCTACTACGCCAATCAGCTAACCCAGGCGTTTCAGTTTTACCGCCAATGCGGCGACGCCCCCACCTCGCGCCTCGCCCTCGGCCTCGCCTTACGCGTCTCCCCGCTGCATGCCCTCAAGAGCCTCGTCACCGGGTAA
- a CDS encoding ankyrin repeat domain-containing protein, translated as MNGNYTGGGQERAALMAAALVVWSAGVCGAPRAASAEPVNRVMLAATVAPLDKELLAAALRGDSEGVRALLARGADVEARDPARNTPLAWASSSGDAATVGILLAKGARVNVCNEYGVTPLARAVSVDSIPIVRILLKHGADPNVRDNAGRTVLMAAAEGGLADLIPVLRAAGADVEAVDDRGRTALIHAAMRDINLHAECNTPPVRRRMTEETLAAARALIAIGAPVSVRDKGGRTAAMWAERMKNTALLPILSKPARAIAPAPRAARITPRRRVLGTLRTAAPV; from the coding sequence ATGAACGGAAACTATACGGGCGGCGGACAGGAGCGGGCGGCGCTGATGGCGGCGGCGCTGGTGGTGTGGAGCGCGGGTGTTTGCGGTGCGCCAAGGGCGGCGAGCGCGGAGCCGGTGAATCGGGTGATGCTGGCGGCGACTGTAGCGCCGCTGGACAAGGAGCTTTTGGCGGCGGCGCTGCGGGGGGACTCGGAAGGAGTCCGGGCGCTGCTGGCGCGCGGCGCCGATGTCGAGGCGCGCGACCCGGCGAGGAATACGCCGCTGGCGTGGGCGTCGTCGTCGGGCGACGCCGCGACGGTCGGGATTTTGCTGGCGAAGGGCGCGCGGGTCAATGTCTGCAATGAGTATGGAGTGACGCCGCTGGCGCGGGCGGTCAGCGTGGACAGCATTCCGATCGTTCGCATTTTGCTCAAGCACGGCGCCGACCCGAATGTGCGCGACAATGCCGGGCGCACGGTGCTGATGGCGGCGGCGGAAGGGGGACTGGCGGATCTGATCCCGGTGCTGCGCGCGGCGGGCGCCGACGTGGAGGCGGTGGACGACCGGGGGCGAACGGCTTTGATCCATGCGGCGATGCGCGATATCAATCTGCACGCCGAATGCAATACGCCTCCGGTGCGCCGGCGCATGACGGAGGAGACCCTCGCCGCGGCGCGCGCGCTCATCGCGATCGGCGCGCCGGTGTCCGTACGGGATAAGGGCGGCAGGACCGCCGCCATGTGGGCGGAGCGCATGAAAAACACCGCGCTCCTTCCCATACTTTCTAAACCCGCCCGCGCGATCGCTCCGGCGCCGCGCGCCGCGCGAATCACCCCGCGCCGCAGGGTTTTGGGGACGCTCAGGACAGCCGCGCCGGTTTGA
- a CDS encoding DUF1559 domain-containing protein, translating to MKKTFQKGFTLIELLVVIAIIAILAAILFPVFAQAREKARAIACLSNMKQLALGTMQYSQDNDEKCADGTEVNGLGSGWAWQIYPYVKSAGVFKCPDESSPQSQKGRPSSYGYNRNCAVYTQGGPPDGRSLAGFTSPAKTVLLFEVTQSGYYDITVTTSPGADGMNSDNNIYGGSMAGCGLGGQWDMVGYNTHFSTTATADNVKYATGYLRNSDPSAAGKADFTGVTGRHTGGSNYCMADGHAKFFLGAHVSGGYPNGVSGDCGTPGNTASTVDCADGTIAATFNIN from the coding sequence TTGAAAAAGACATTCCAAAAAGGTTTCACGCTGATCGAACTGCTCGTAGTTATTGCCATCATTGCGATTCTCGCCGCAATCCTCTTCCCAGTCTTTGCCCAGGCAAGGGAGAAGGCGCGCGCTATTGCGTGCTTGTCGAACATGAAGCAGTTGGCGCTCGGCACCATGCAGTATTCGCAAGACAATGATGAGAAATGCGCCGACGGCACCGAGGTTAACGGCCTGGGATCAGGATGGGCTTGGCAGATCTATCCTTATGTCAAGAGCGCAGGAGTTTTCAAGTGTCCTGACGAATCCTCCCCGCAATCGCAGAAGGGGCGTCCTAGTTCTTACGGATACAACCGGAACTGCGCTGTCTATACACAAGGCGGCCCGCCGGATGGCCGTAGCCTCGCGGGATTCACCTCACCGGCCAAGACGGTTCTGCTTTTCGAAGTGACTCAGAGCGGCTATTATGATATCACCGTCACCACTTCGCCGGGCGCGGATGGTATGAACAGCGATAATAATATTTACGGCGGCTCGATGGCTGGATGCGGACTTGGCGGTCAGTGGGACATGGTCGGCTACAACACCCACTTTTCTACAACAGCTACAGCCGACAATGTTAAGTACGCAACCGGCTATCTTCGCAATTCCGATCCATCTGCCGCCGGCAAGGCCGACTTCACCGGCGTAACGGGACGTCACACTGGCGGCTCCAACTACTGCATGGCCGATGGACACGCTAAGTTCTTCCTCGGCGCGCATGTGTCCGGGGGATATCCTAACGGCGTTTCCGGCGACTGCGGAACTCCCGGGAATACCGCTTCTACCGTAGATTGCGCGGACGGCACAATTGCCGCCACGTTCAATATCAACTAG